Below is a genomic region from Pedobacter cryoconitis.
GGAGATCAAGTTTAGCTGTTGATTATAAGTTACCGGGCGGTTTAGTGGCTACTGTTGATGGATTATATACTAAATCATTGAATGAGGTATTCCACAGAGATGCGAACTTAGTTAACCCAACGGCTAATCTTACAGGTTCAGGCGATACACGTCCTTACTTCCCGGGTGGTAATGCAAACAGAATTAATCCATTCCTAACGAATGCTATTGTGTTTGATAACACAAACAAAGGTTATGCATGGAGTTTAACTGGTCAGATTCAAAAGAGTTTCGGATCATTTGCTGACATCATGGTAGCTTATACCAGAAGTGATGCACGTGATATTACTTCAACTCCAGGTTCACAAGCTGCTTCTGCTTTTAATGGTAACCAGGTTGCTGGTGACCCAAATAAACCAGTATTGGCTTATAGCAGTTTCTTAGTTAAAAACAGAATCATTGCAGCTGTTAATTTCAACTTCTCTATTATCCCTAAATTACCTACATCAATTGGTGTAGTATATGAAGGTTCTCCTTATGGTGATGCTTTTGGTAACACAAGGTTCTCTTATGTTGCTTCAGGAAACATTAACAATGACAACTCTACTTTTAACGATTTAATGTACATCCCTAAAGACCGTAATGATATTCGTTTAGTAGATATTCCAGCTGTTGCAGGCAGAACTACAGCAGAAACTGCTGATCAGCAATGGGCAAGGTTAGATGCTTATATTAATCAGGATAAATACCTGAGCAAACACAGAGGTCAGATTGCTGAAAGAAATGGTGCTGAATATCCTTGGGCAAACCGTTTTGATATCAGAATCTTGCAACAGATCAAAACTGTTTTTGGTTCAAAATCTAATAGCAGATTCGAAATCTCTGTTGATATCATCAACTTTGGTAACTTGTTAAACAAAAACTGGGGTTCAACAAAAATCCCTTCTTTAACAAACTTTATGCAATATAAAGGTGTAGTTAGTCCTACAAACCTGATTCCTACTTATACTGTAAGTCAGGATTTATCTCCATCTACTTTCAGAGTGAATACTGATCTTCCTTCAAGATACCAGATTCAGGTTGGCGCAAGATATAGCTTCAACTAAGTTTCTAAATCTTTTAATCAAACCCCATTCTGATGAATCAGAATGGGGTTTTTTCGTTTCTGCCTTTTTAGTGATCCGGATCACTTTTCTGTCATATTAGGTTAAACAATAAAATTGGTATATTTAATTTGTGTTTATTTGCAACCGAATGAACGTTCAATTAGAAGATACTTCCGGAAAACGTGTCGCTGTCCTAAACAGTACACTCGCTCTGATCAAAGAGCATGGCTTCCATGGCGCCCCCATGAGTTTAATTGCTAAACATGCTGGTGTTGCTGCTGGCACTATATATCACTATTTCGATTCCAAAGAAACCCTCATTTTAGAGCTTTATGTTCATGTGAAGGATAAGCTGGCATTAGCGATATCTGCTGGTGATGACCCTGAAAAGCCCTATAAAGACCGGTTTTTCAATTTGATGATCAATCAGTTTAATTTCTATGTAGAGAATGAGGACTCTCTTTTTTTTCTCGAGCAGTATATGAGTTCTCCTTTTGCCAAGAACTTTCCTGAGTGTGATAGTCAACTATTTGCAGACAAGGTGATTACATTGTTTCAATATGGCATAGAAAATGCTCACTTCAGAAATATTGACTCGAGGCTGCTTGCCCCGACGATCAAAGGGACGCTTGTTGCCGCTGCAACTTTCCAGTTATCTGAGCAAATTGTGTTTTCTCAGGAAGATATTCTCGAAGTAGTCAGCATCATATGGGATGGAGTTAAAAGGCAATAACATGAATAGTAAAACAAATACCCTTAATATATATATGAAACCTCACAAATTAATTTTAATGATGCTCGTCTGCATACCAGCTCTTCTGCCAGGACTGGGATTCGCCCAGACGACAGTTAGAGAGCAGCCGACGCTGAGCAATGCAACCTTGCAGGAATGTATTGATTACGCTTTAAGCAATAAGCCTGGGGTACAACAAGCACTGATTGACGAAGAGATTGGAGAGCGGGATATCAAATCAGCGTTATCTGGTTGGTTGCCTCAAATTAATGGTACTGGAACAGCAAACCATAATTTTAAGCAGCAGTCTCAGATATTGACTACAAACGGACAGTCTTCTTTACTAACTTTTGGTGGTAAGAACACTTCATCTTTTGTATTGCAGGCTGATCAGCAGTTTTTAAATGCCGGATTGATCCAGGCCTCGAAATCTGCTAAGTTTTACAGACAACAGTATAAGCAAAGTACAGAAAATACAAAGATCAGTACTATTGTTGATGTTAGTAAAGCGTTTTATGATGTACTGACCAGCAAAGAGCAATTGAATATCATTGCAGAGAATATTGCCAGACAGGAAAAACAGTTAAAGGATGCTAAGGCGCAGTATGATGCTGGTCTTGTTGATAAAACTGATTTTCAAAGAGCTCAGATTAGTTTAAGCAACTCTCAGGCTGACAGAAAAAGGACCGATGAGTTATTGAAATATAAGTATGCTTACTTAAGAGAGTTAATTGGGTACAGCGCTGAGAAGCCTTTCGGTCTATCTTTTACTTCAAGAGATATGGAGAATGATGTCATGATAGACACTACTCAATTGTTAAACTATCAAAACCGTGTGGAATACCGTTTGCTGGAAACACAGAGAAGCTTGCAAAAGATTACAACAAGTTATAATAAATGGGCCTATTCTCCTACACTTTCTGGTTTTATCAATTACGGATGGAATTACCAGAATAACTCGCTGAGCAATTTATATGATCAGAATTTCCCAAGTTCGGTTGTTGGATTGAAATTATCGGTGCCAATCTTCCTTGGAGGAAAACGGACGCAGGAAATCAGAAAATCGCAGTTACAAGAGCGTAAGATTGATCTTGATTTAGTGAATACGAAAAACAAGATCAATACGCAGTATGAGCAGGCAATCGCTACATATAAAGCAAATCTGAACGATTTAAATACGAATAAAGCGAATGTTGAAATTTCAAAACAGGTTTACAACACGATCAAGCTTCAGTATGATGAAGGGATTAAAACCTACCTGGATCTGACAACATCAGAAACTGACCTTCGTACTGCACAAATTAATTATCTGAATTCATTATATAACCTCCTTTCGTCAAAATTAGACGTAAAACAAGCATTAGGGATAATCACCGTAAACCAATAAAAGACATGGACATTAAATACATAAAATTAGGCATCTTAATCCTTGGTTCAGTAACATTAGCATCTTGCGGTGGCAAACCTGCACCGCAGCAAGGACCTCCTCCGGCTACTCCGGTAACAACTTATACGGTCGATGAACAACCTGTAACTACTGTGGATACTTATCCTGGTGTAGTTGTGGCCCTGAACGAGGTTGAACTTCGTGCGCAGGTTGGTGGTTATATTACAGCGATCTATGTAAAAGATGGTCAGCGTGTAACTAAAGGACAAAAACTATATGAAATTGACCGTACTAAATATCAGGCGGCTTATAACTCAGCTCAGGCGAATGTAGCGGTGGCGAAAGCAAACCGTGATAAAGCGAAGAAAGATGCTGACCGTTATACTAAATTAGCACAGCAGGAAGCAATTGCTAAACAACGTGTGGATTATGCATTGACTGACTTAGCGAATGCTGAATCACAAATTGCTGCTGCTAAGGCAAACCTTGCTTCGGCTGCGAATGATTTACAACGTTCAATTATTGTTTCCCCATTAAATGGAACGATTGGTATTTCACAGGTAAAACTGGGCGCTTTAGCTTCTCCGGGTACTACACTATTAAATACGGTTTCTACAAATGATCCGATTGCAGTTGATATTCCTGTAAATCAGGGAGAGATCCCTCGTTTTATCCAGTTGGAGAAAAACACAGCTGCGGTTAAGGATTCTCTTTTCAGCATTCAGCTTCAGGATAACAGTATTTACAAACGTCAGGGCAGAATTATTGCGATTGACCGTGCAGTTGACCCTCAGACAGGTACCATCAAAGTAAGAATCAGCTATCCTAACGAAGGTGGCAGACTTATTTCTGGTATGAACGTGAATTTGCAGGTATTGAATAAAGCTGCTGGTAATCAATTAGTGATTCCTTATAAAGCTGTTACAGAGCAATTAGGTGAGTTCAACGTTTATGTGGTTGGTGACAGCAGTAAAGCAGCGCCAAGAGTAATTAAAGTTGGTACACAGGTAGATCAGAATATCGTAGTGAAAAGCGGTCTGAAAAAAGGTGAAGTTATTGTAGTGGATGGTGTTCAGAACGTAAGACCGGGTGCAGTAGTACACGCAGGAACAGCAGCAGAAGCAAACGGACAGCAACCGGCAGCGGCTGCACCAAAGAAATAGTTATTATAAGAATTTCAAGAATATGATATCAGAAGTATTTATAAAACGACCGGTCACGGCGATCGTCATTTCCATATTAATTGTACTGATAGGAGCGATTGTGATCACCACATTGCCGATCAGTCAGTATCCGAGTATTGCCCCGCCTACGGTTACCGTTACTGGTACGTATACAGGAGCTGATGCGCAAACGGTAGAACAAACGGTAACTACACAAATAGAGAGTCAGATTAACGGTACGCCGGGCATGAAGTATCTTTCTTCAAATAGTACATCAGATGGTCGTTCGGCGATTACTGTAACTTTTGATGTAGGTACGAATATCGACATTGCTGCACTTGATGTGCAGAACAGGGTAGGTATCGCACAGCCGGGTTTACCTGAAGCGGTTCAGCGTTTAGGTATTACGACTAAAAAAGCAAACAATGATATTTTAATGGTTATTGGTCTGTATTCTCCAAATGGAACGTATGACCAGAAATTCATTTCAAATTATGTCAACTTATATGTAAAGGATGCGTTATTGCGTATCAAAGGTGTGGGTGATGTGCAAGTGTTCAGTCAGCCGTTTAGTATGCGGGTTTGGTTGGATGCAGGTAAATTAGCGAGATTAGGTTTAACGCCAGCACAGGTTTCTGCTGCGATTGCAGAACAGAATACACGTGCTCCGGGGGGTAGTGTAGGTGGACCGCCTCAGCAGAATTCACAGACTTTTGAATTTTCAGTGGTCATGGATGGTGATTTAAACTCTGAAGAGCAGTTTAGAAATATCGTAGTTAAAACTGGTCAGGATGGCTCTCCTGTTTATCTGAAAGATGTAGCGCGTGTAGAGTTAGGTGAGTTTGCTTATTCTACAACTGCAAAGGTAAATGGTAAAGTAGCCTCTTTAATGGCTGTTAACCAGACTCCGGGTGGAAATGCGGTTCAAACTGCTGATGGTATTGATCAGACAATGGCCGAGTTAAAGAAATCTTTCCCTAAGGATTTAGATTTCAAGATCAGTTATGAAACGGTTTCTATTATTAAAGTATCAATCAGTGAGGTAATTCACACGCTGGTTGAAGCGCTTATCTTAGTAACAATTGTGGTATTCTTCTTCTTACAGAGTTGGAGAGCGACCTTGATTCCTGTATTGGCAATCCCGGTTTCTATTATTGGTACTTTCATCTTCTTTACATTATTAGGATTCTCGATCAACGTATTAACGATGTTTGGATTCGTCCTCGCCATCGGTATTGTGGTGGATGATGCGATTGTGGTGGTGGAAGCGGTGCAGCATTATATGGACCATGAAGGACTTTCTGCTCCTGATGCTACCCGTAAAGCGATGAAGGATATCACAGCTCCGGTAATTGCGATTGCATTGATTCTTGCGGCGGTATTTATACCGGTAGGGTTTATCCCGGGTATGGTTGGTCAGTTATATCAGCAGTTTGCGATTACGATTGCTGTATCGGTATTGATTTCAGCTTTTATCGCTTTATCATTAACTCCGGCGTTGTGTTCGTTGTTGTTAACGCCAATGAACCTGACAAAAGATTCAAGAGGATTGAACAAGTTCTTCTTTAAATTTAACGGGTGGTTTGCAAGAGTAACCAACAGGTATTCGAATGGGGTTAAATGGGCTTTGAAAAAAGCACCTTTAGTGATGATTATCCTGGCTTGTATTTATGTAGGTACAGTTGGTTTATTTATTAAAAAACCTTCAGGATTTATTCCGAATGAGGATGCTGGTATTTTTATTATGGGGGTGACCTTGCCAGAAGGTGCATCAGCGGTTCGTACCAATGCGTTTATCAAAAGGATTACTGATTCTATACAAACAAACATTCCTGAGGTTAAGAATATCACTTCTGTAAGTGGTATTAATATTCTGAACAGGTCATTCAAATCGAATGCGGGTACTTTCTTTGTACAGTTGAAAAACTGGGATGATCGTAAAAAGGACGTAGCTACAGTTTTAGGCGAAGTTTCTAAAACATTTGCTGGTGATAAGGACGGAAGTGTGCTTGCAGTGACACCGCCACCAATTCCTGGTTTGGGTATCAGTGGAGGTTTCTCGATGCAGATTCAGGAAAAACAAGCTGGTGATATCAAGAAGTTTGAGGGGGTTGTAGGTAAGTTCCTGGCTGCTGCGAACCAGCGTCCGGAAATTGGATTTGCTTATACGCTGTTTAATGCGAGAACGCCGAATTATCAGCTTCATGTTGATCGTGATAAGGTGAAAAGGATGGGCGTTTCTATCGGAGCGGTATATAGTACGATTTCTGCTTATCTGGGTAGTAGTTATATCAATGACTTCACGAAATACGGACGTAGTTTCCGGGTAGTTTCTCAGGCGGATACGAATTTCCGTAGCAGCATTGAAAACTTAAATCAGATTTATGTAAATAATAGTGTTGGAACACCTGTACCTCTAAGTGCTTTTGTTTCTTACAAGATGACTGAAAATGCGTCTATTATTAATCACTATAATATGTTCAGGTCGATTGAGATTGGGGGAGCTGCAAGACCTGGAAGAAGTTCTGGTGATGCGTTACAAGCCTTAAGAGAGGTTGCTGCACAGACTTTACCACAGGGTTATACTTATAACTTCTCTGGTTTAAGTTTGGAGGAAACTGAGGCTGGTAACAGTACGACACTTATTTTCGGTTTGATTGTGGTGTTTGTATTCTTATTATTGGCTGCATTATATGAGAGCTGGTCAGTTCCTTTCTCTATTTTATTAGCGGTTCCACTGGGACTATTCGGAGCGATCCTTGCCTTGATATTCTTACCAAAACTGGATAATAATATTTATGCACAGGTTGGTCTGATCACGCTGATTGGTTTATCTGCTAAGAATGCGATTCTGATCGTCGAGTTTGCAAAGGAACGTGTGGATTGGGG
It encodes:
- a CDS encoding TolC family protein; translated protein: MKPHKLILMMLVCIPALLPGLGFAQTTVREQPTLSNATLQECIDYALSNKPGVQQALIDEEIGERDIKSALSGWLPQINGTGTANHNFKQQSQILTTNGQSSLLTFGGKNTSSFVLQADQQFLNAGLIQASKSAKFYRQQYKQSTENTKISTIVDVSKAFYDVLTSKEQLNIIAENIARQEKQLKDAKAQYDAGLVDKTDFQRAQISLSNSQADRKRTDELLKYKYAYLRELIGYSAEKPFGLSFTSRDMENDVMIDTTQLLNYQNRVEYRLLETQRSLQKITTSYNKWAYSPTLSGFINYGWNYQNNSLSNLYDQNFPSSVVGLKLSVPIFLGGKRTQEIRKSQLQERKIDLDLVNTKNKINTQYEQAIATYKANLNDLNTNKANVEISKQVYNTIKLQYDEGIKTYLDLTTSETDLRTAQINYLNSLYNLLSSKLDVKQALGIITVNQ
- a CDS encoding efflux RND transporter periplasmic adaptor subunit — its product is MDIKYIKLGILILGSVTLASCGGKPAPQQGPPPATPVTTYTVDEQPVTTVDTYPGVVVALNEVELRAQVGGYITAIYVKDGQRVTKGQKLYEIDRTKYQAAYNSAQANVAVAKANRDKAKKDADRYTKLAQQEAIAKQRVDYALTDLANAESQIAAAKANLASAANDLQRSIIVSPLNGTIGISQVKLGALASPGTTLLNTVSTNDPIAVDIPVNQGEIPRFIQLEKNTAAVKDSLFSIQLQDNSIYKRQGRIIAIDRAVDPQTGTIKVRISYPNEGGRLISGMNVNLQVLNKAAGNQLVIPYKAVTEQLGEFNVYVVGDSSKAAPRVIKVGTQVDQNIVVKSGLKKGEVIVVDGVQNVRPGAVVHAGTAAEANGQQPAAAAPKK
- a CDS encoding TetR/AcrR family transcriptional regulator, which gives rise to MNVQLEDTSGKRVAVLNSTLALIKEHGFHGAPMSLIAKHAGVAAGTIYHYFDSKETLILELYVHVKDKLALAISAGDDPEKPYKDRFFNLMINQFNFYVENEDSLFFLEQYMSSPFAKNFPECDSQLFADKVITLFQYGIENAHFRNIDSRLLAPTIKGTLVAAATFQLSEQIVFSQEDILEVVSIIWDGVKRQ
- a CDS encoding efflux RND transporter permease subunit; this encodes MISEVFIKRPVTAIVISILIVLIGAIVITTLPISQYPSIAPPTVTVTGTYTGADAQTVEQTVTTQIESQINGTPGMKYLSSNSTSDGRSAITVTFDVGTNIDIAALDVQNRVGIAQPGLPEAVQRLGITTKKANNDILMVIGLYSPNGTYDQKFISNYVNLYVKDALLRIKGVGDVQVFSQPFSMRVWLDAGKLARLGLTPAQVSAAIAEQNTRAPGGSVGGPPQQNSQTFEFSVVMDGDLNSEEQFRNIVVKTGQDGSPVYLKDVARVELGEFAYSTTAKVNGKVASLMAVNQTPGGNAVQTADGIDQTMAELKKSFPKDLDFKISYETVSIIKVSISEVIHTLVEALILVTIVVFFFLQSWRATLIPVLAIPVSIIGTFIFFTLLGFSINVLTMFGFVLAIGIVVDDAIVVVEAVQHYMDHEGLSAPDATRKAMKDITAPVIAIALILAAVFIPVGFIPGMVGQLYQQFAITIAVSVLISAFIALSLTPALCSLLLTPMNLTKDSRGLNKFFFKFNGWFARVTNRYSNGVKWALKKAPLVMIILACIYVGTVGLFIKKPSGFIPNEDAGIFIMGVTLPEGASAVRTNAFIKRITDSIQTNIPEVKNITSVSGINILNRSFKSNAGTFFVQLKNWDDRKKDVATVLGEVSKTFAGDKDGSVLAVTPPPIPGLGISGGFSMQIQEKQAGDIKKFEGVVGKFLAAANQRPEIGFAYTLFNARTPNYQLHVDRDKVKRMGVSIGAVYSTISAYLGSSYINDFTKYGRSFRVVSQADTNFRSSIENLNQIYVNNSVGTPVPLSAFVSYKMTENASIINHYNMFRSIEIGGAARPGRSSGDALQALREVAAQTLPQGYTYNFSGLSLEETEAGNSTTLIFGLIVVFVFLLLAALYESWSVPFSILLAVPLGLFGAILALIFLPKLDNNIYAQVGLITLIGLSAKNAILIVEFAKERVDWGMELIAATIEAVKLRLRPIIMTSLAFILGVIPLIISSGAGAVSRMTIGWTVAAGMLSATILALFIVPVLFVLITKLAYGKKKLAELEANYKPEEHADVLHAD